One stretch of Juglans microcarpa x Juglans regia isolate MS1-56 chromosome 3D, Jm3101_v1.0, whole genome shotgun sequence DNA includes these proteins:
- the LOC121255241 gene encoding wall-associated receptor kinase 2-like yields the protein MFLQITCVVLILSELAAAAVAAPLAKPNCPDRCGDVEIPYPFGTTKDCYLNKGFLITCTEPSSSPAQPLFGNVVVTNISIDGQLDILNFISFQCFKNSSGVLDDDNEPSLRVLNFTISNTKNKFVAVGCDTYAFLHAFQNNEPFSIGCTSTCQSLRNVVDGSSCSGIGCCQVDIPKGLKNFTLDARSYDEHVTVGSFNPCSYAFVAKQDGFYFSSDYLESLRGNKTYPMVLDWAIGDTTCEIAEHQPGYVCGRNSQCYNSQNGDGYLCECISEGYEGNPYLEDGCQDVNECEADQNPCNTTTSTCKNTDGNFTCICLDGYEGDGKITSGILGCRPIARANKSSINIIIPLAISIGLVGLFVGGSSIYCGLERRKLIKLKEKFFQQNGGLLLQQKLSNYRASMETTKIFSAEELQNATNNYDESRVLGQGSFGIVYRGILPDNKIVAIKKSKICDRTQIEQFINEVIVLTQINHRNVVRMLGCCLETEVPLLVYEFITNGTLSSHIHDKNLSSSLSWEKRLKIASETAGALAYLHSSTSVPIIHRDVKPANILLDDNYSAKVADFGTSILVPLDQTELSTLVKGTFGYLDPEYFYSNQLTEKSDVYSFGVVVAELLTGKKALSFDRPEKDRSLAMYFNSAVKEDRLHQILDDQIVNDVNINAIDEVANIAKWCLSVRGEDRPTMKEVAMELEGLRIMGKHPWVKADLYTEETESLLGPPTHSFNIDVYNGSSSTITTAGLESMRTQVVKPLDHDGR from the exons ATGTTCTTGCAAATTACATGTGTTGTTCTGATATTGTCAGAACTGGCAGCTGCAGCAGTAGCAGCTCCATTAGCCAAGCCTAACTGCCCAGATCGGTGCGGAGATGTCGAAATTCCTTATCCATTTGGTACAACTAAAGATTGCTACCTAAATAAAGGATTTCTGATCACTTGTACCGAGCCGTCTTCCAGCCCCGCCCAACCACTATTTGGAAATGTAGTTGTCACCAACATTTCTATCGACGGTCAGCTTGACATCTTGAATTTTATATCCTTTCAGTGTTTCAAAAACTCGAGTGGTGTGCTTGACGATGACAATGAACCCTCTCTCCGTGTcctaaatttcacaatttctaACACCAAAAATAAGTTCGTGGCCGTCGGCTGTGACACTTACGCCTTCCTCCATGCTTTCCAAAACAATGAACCCTTCTCCATTGGCTGCACCTCTACATGTCAAAGTCTTAGAAATGTCGTCGATGGATCATCTTGCTCTGGAATTGGATGTTGCCAGGTTGACATTCCGAAAGGATTGAAGAACTTTACTTTAGATGCGCGTAGCTATGATGAACACGTCACGGTTGGGAGTTTCAATCCATGCAGCTATGCTTTTGTAGCTAAACAAGACGGGTTCTACTTCTCCTCTGATTATCTTGAAAGCCTGCGAGGGAATAAGACCTATCCAATGGTTCTTGATTGGGCAATCGGTGATACAACATGTGAAATTGCCGAACACCAGCCAGGTTACGTATGTGGAAGGAACAGCCAATGTTATAATTCCCAAAACGGTGATGGATATCTTTGCGAGTGCATTAGTGAAGGTTATGAAGGAAATCCATACCTCGAGGATGGTTGCCAAG ATGTAAATGAGTGCGAAGCAGACCAGAACCCCTGCAATACCACTACGTCAACATGCAAGAACACTGATGGGAATTTTACCTGTATTTGCCTCGACGGATACGAAGGTGATGGGAAGATTACAAGTGGAATATTAGGTTGCAGACCTATTGCACGGGCCAACAAATCTAgcattaatatcattattcctctcg CTATCAGCATTGGCCTCGTAGGATTGTTTGTGGGAGGTTCTTCAATATATTGTGGactagaaagaagaaaactcatCAAGCTAAAAGAGAAGTTCTTCCAACAAAATGGTGGATTGTTGTTACAACAAAAACTCTCGAATTATAGAGCTTCAATGGAGACTACCAAAATCTTTAGCGCGGAAGAACTTCAAAATGCTACCAATAATTACGATGAAAGTAGAGTTCTTGGCCAAGGTAGCTTTGGAATTGTTTATAGAGGAATCTTACCAGACAACAAAATTGTTGCCATTAAGAAATCAAAAATTTGTGACAGGACTCAAATTGAGCAATTCATAAATGAAGTTATTGTGCTTACCCAAATTAACCATAGAAATGTGGTTAGGATGTTAGGTTGTTGTCTAGAAACAGAGGTCCCATTACTAGTCTATGAATTCATCACGAATGGGACTCTTTCTAGTCATATTCATGATAAAAACCTATCATCTTCACTCTCATGGGAAAAACGTTTGAAGATAGCATCAGAAACTGCAGGGGCGCTCGCATACTTGCATTCTTCAACTTCCGTGCCAATTATACACAGGGATGTGAAACCTGCAAATATACTTTTAGATGATAACTATTCAGCAAAAGTGGCTGACTTTGGAACTTCAATTTTGGTCCCTCTTGATCAAACAGAATTATCTACATTGGTGAAGGGAACTTTTGGATATTTAGACCCAGAATACTTTTATAGTAACCAGCTTACAGAAAAAAGTGATGTCTACAGTTTTGGTGTTGTTGTGGCAGAGTTACTGACAGGTAAGAAAGCGCTTTCTTTTGATAGGCCTGAAAAGGATAGAAGTTTGGCAATGTACTTTAACTCTGCTGTAAAAGAGGATCGCTTGCATCAAATTCTTGATGATCAAATTGTCAATGATGTCAATATTAATGCAATAGATGAAGTTGCTAATATTGCAAAATGGTGCTTAAGTGTAAGAGGGGAGGATAGGCCAACTATGAAGGAAGTGGCAATGGAGCTAGAAGGATTGAGAATTATGGGAAAACATCCATGGGTAAAGGCTGATCTTTATACAGAGGAGACTGAAAGCTTGCTTGGGCCACCTACACACTCGTTCAACATTGATGTCTACAATGGTTCTTCCTCTACCATCACAACAGCTGGGCTTGAAAGTATGAGGACCCAAGTCGTGAAACCATTAGATCATGACGGCAGATGA